From a region of the Labrus mixtus chromosome 5, fLabMix1.1, whole genome shotgun sequence genome:
- the LOC132973913 gene encoding uncharacterized protein LOC132973913, whose translation MDDLDALLADLESTTSHISKRPVFLSDETPYSIPTGGHSYQDVSVPPPVPPPPSAEALNGSLIDQPDSIHSSQQSLGSAHKSSWSRDSSSSPLSHIEEDHVYSFPNKQKSSDSSTAAMTSALGSNLSELDRLLLELNAVQQSSPSFPTTEEAAPPLPSCSITHYENGSAPDIMVSPPAQETPNRNGTRIEDTRPTVESLLDELEGSVPSPSPSSRHSDLDTPSQQQARMSASCATRELDELMASLSDFKPTSLGSLLDPAGPSSPHLPAASPSLPLSHPSACASPLFSLPAGFELHIDEDGGDGTLMPHSNRLPPHSPVSSLSAASEPDLDSVIDVSATMLSSQTKSLLVLCQSTSCNSNLMRNSPSPSNATTTPSLTSVNTVLDHKSSKSPSPSVERVSPSNTCSKWSCASEIRGSPSFQDLDLNYSTPTPVKNLTPPLSAPKTPSPFPMPLSLSPPSFSLKTSSPSSVSPVMVPSRLASTSPSRQLIESTPTVPLFVQRPPPAAEPSLDEALDKLLAMSFVQNHVEEQQMKMEAPCLGSCMQDVQEELILPMDRNSVQPDTFTSATNTITDGSVDGGTDGNGDLDWADEELSMSFHDGFDGTMTPYTERPYTDGSMTPLTEASWMDESMTPSSCPGTPDVALDLPMLQTPNIDRVSASGHIKSVIRRTKETPNVHPMFRDGHLRRKMGPVIVNKNTSQDRLIEELQGKFGIGRSERRRKQSDDWLTEGVVVTSKPQRFRPEGVNSEVEKIIIPPDSPVPVRKVLPPPSPPAPRRPPIVEEPKRPVPVRQAPVPTPPPLPPPPPSAPPQPQRIPEPVPAAPRHTVKSSPSPAPVQEPPAPKPEPPPPVFKTPIQPPPAEPDTQVPPKVLVSVGCQTEYDPIFPPMQIMAQGKGGVPGGPPTQVNKLDNMLGSLQSDLNKLGVQTVAKGVCGACCKPIVGQVVTAMGRTWHPEHFVCTHCQEEIGSRNFFEREGQPYCEKDYHNLFSPRCYYCNGPILDKVVTALDRTWHPEHFFCAQCGSFFGPEGFHEKDGKAYCRKDYFDMFAPKCGGCARAILENYISALSSLWHPECFVCRECFTPFVNGSFFEHDGQPYCEVHYHERRGSLCSGCQKPITGRCITAMSKKFHPEHFVCAFCLKQLNKGTFKEQNDKPYCHGCFIKLFS comes from the exons ACGCACTGCTGGCGGACCTGGAATCCACTACGTCCCACATCTCAAAGCGgcctgtgtttctgtctgacgAGACCCCTTACTCCATCCCCACCGGAGGACACTCCTACCAGGATGTGTCAGTCCCTCCTCCGgtccctcctccaccctcaGCCGAGGCTCTGAACGGATCCCTGATAGATCAGCCCGACTCCATCCACTCCTCTCAGCAG TCTTTAGGTTCAGCCCACAAGAGCTCGTGGTCGAGGGACAGCAGCAGCTCGCCGTTGTCTCACATTGAAGAGGAccacgtctacag ttttccaaacaaacagaaatcatcCGACTCGTCGACAGCAGCCATGACCTCTGCTCTGGGGAGTAACCTGTCAGAGCTCGACAGGCTGCTTCTGGAGCTCAACGCCGTGCAGCAGAGCTCGCCTTCATTCCCCACCACAg AGGAGGCAGCTCCACCCTTACCCTCCTGCAGCATCACTCACTACGAGAACGGCAGCGCCCCCGACATCATGGTGAGCCCTCCCGCTCAGGAGACACCCAACAGAAACGGAACCAGGATTGAAGACACCCGACCCACCGTGGAGAGTCTGCTGGACGAGCTGGAGGGCTCAGTGCCTTCACCCAG CCCTTCCTCTCGTCACAGTGATTTGGACACGCCCTCTCAGCAGCAGGCCAGGATGTCAGCTTCCTGTGCCACGAGAGAGCTGGACGAGCTGATGGCCTCTTTGTCTGACTTTAAG cccacctctTTGGGCTCTCTGCTGGACCCTGCAGGACCCAGCTCTCCTCACCTTCCAGCGGCctctccttcccttcctctgTCCCACCCATCTGCCTgtgcctctcctctcttctctctgcccGCTGGTTTCGAGCTGCACATAGATGAGGACGGAGGAGACGGTACATTGATGCCTCACTCAAACCGTCTCCCTCCCCACAGTCCTGTGTCCTCACTGTCTGCAGCCAGTGAGCCAGACCTGGACTCTGTTATAGATGTCTCTGCCACCATGCTCTCCTCTCAGACCAAGTCTCTGCTTGTCCTCTGTCAGTCTACTTCCTGTAACTCTAACCTGATGAGAAATAGCCCGAGTCCTTCAAACGCCACCACCACCCCCTCTCTGACCTCGGTTAACACCGTCCTGGACCACAAGTCCTCCAAGTCCCCTAGTCCGTCTGTAGAACGTGTCTCACCCTCAAATACTTGCAGTAAATGGTCCTGTGCTTCTGAAATCAGGGGGTCTCCTTCTTTTCAAGACCTTGATTTGAATTACTCCACCCCGACTCCTGTGAAAAacctcacccctcctctctctgctccgaAGACACCCTCACCCTTCCCtatgcccctctctctctctccaccttccTTTTCCCTAAAAACATCTTCACCATCCTCAGTCTCTCCAGTCATGGTCCCCTCTCGTCTGGCCTCCACCAGCCCCAGCAGACAGCTGATAGAGTCGACTCCCACAGTCCCACTCTTTGTACAGCGGCCCCCCCCTGCAGCAGAGCCCTCCCTGGACGAGGCTCTTGACAAGCTGCTGGCCATGAGTTTTGTACAGAATCACGTGGAGGAGCAACAGATGAAGATGGAGGCTCCGTGTCTGGGCAGCTGCATGCAGGATGTGCAGGAGGAGCTCATCCTGCCCATGGACAGAAACAGCGTGCAGCCCGACACCTTCACTAGCgccaccaacaccatcacagaCGGCTCTGTGGACGGAGGCACCGACGGGAATGGCGATCTAGACTGGGCGGATGAGGAGCTGTCCATGTCCTTCCATGACGGATTTGATGGCACCATGACGCCATACACAGAGAGGCCTTACACAGATGGCAGCATGACCCCGCTGACAGAGGCCAGCTGGATGGATGAGTCCATGACCCCATCCTCATGCCCCGGGACCCCTGACGTGGCCCTGGACCTGCCCATGCTGCAGACTCCCAATATAGACCGAGTGTCTGCATCCGGACAC ATAAAATCAGTGATTAGGCGCACAAAGGAGACTCCCAACGTGCACCCCATGTTCAGAGACGGTCACCTGCGCAGGAAGATGGGACCGGTCATCGTAAACAAGAACACTTCTCAGGACCGCCTCATAGAGGAGCTTCAGGGCAAGTTTGGGATCGGCCGGTCGGAGCGGCGGCGTAAACAGTCTGATGACTGGCTGACGGAGGGCGTCGTTGTCACATCCAAACCCCAGCGTTTCCGTCCTGAAGGGGTCAACAGTGAGGTCGAGAAG ATCATTATTCCCCCTGACTCCCCTGTCCCTGTGAGAAAGGTGCTCccacctccctctccccctgccCCTCGTCGCCCTCCTATTGTAGAAGAACCAAAGCGACCCGTCCCTGTACGGCAAGCCCCTGTCCCTACACCCccaccacttcctcctccacctccctctgCACCTCCACAACCGCAGCGCATCCCGGAACCGGTCCCTGCTGCACCCCGGCATACTGTCAAATCCTCACCTTCACCTGCCCCAGTTCAGGAACCTCCTGCTCCCAAACCAGAGCCCCCTCCTCCTGTTTTTAAAACCCCCATCCAGCCTCCACCAGCAGAGCCAGATACACAAGTTCCACCTAAAGTCCTGGTGTCTGTAGGCTGCCAAACAGAGTATGACCCAATCTTCCCTCCAATGCAG aTTATGGCCCAAGGAAAGGGTGGGGTTCCTGGTGGTCCTCCGACTCAGGTCAACAAGCTGGACAACATGCTCGGCAGCCTGCAGTCGGACCTCAACAAGCTGGGTGTGCAGACGGTCGCCAAAGGAGTGTGTGGTGCCTGCTGTAAGCCCATTGTAGGACAG GTGGTGACTGCCATGGGCCGCACATGGCACCCCGAACACTTTGTGTGCACGCACTGTCAGGAGGAGATCGGCTCCAGAAACTTCTTTGAGCGTGAAGGTCAGCCATACTGTGAGAAAGATTACCACAACCTCTTCTCCCCGAGGTGCTACTACTGCAACGGACCCATCCTGGAT AAAGTCGTGACGGCGCTGGATAGGACCTGGCATCCTGAGCACTTCTTCTGTGCTCAGTGTGGATCCTTCTTTGGCCCTGAAG gttttcatgaaaaggatgGAAAGGCTTACTGCAGGAAGGATTACTTTGACATGTTTGCACCAAAATGTGGAGGCTGTGCCAGAGCCATTTTAGAGAACTACATCTCAGCACTGAGCAGCCTCTGGCATCCTGAGTGTTTTGTTTGCAGG GAGTGTTTCACACCATTTGTGAACGGAAGTTTCTTTGAGCACGACGGCCAGCCTTACTGTGAGGTGCACTACCACGAACGCCGAGGCTCCCTCTGCTCCGGCTGTCAGAAGCCCATCACGGGACGCTGCATCACAGCCATGTCCAAGAAGTTCCACCCAGAGCACTTTGTGTGTGCCTTCTGCCTGAAACAGCTCAACAAAGGCACCTTTAAAGAACAGAACGACAAACCGTACTGCCATGGCTGCTTCATCAAACTGTTCAGTTAG
- the rnf181 gene encoding E3 ubiquitin-protein ligase RNF181 isoform X2 — MASYFDEHDCEPTNPEEQYRQNALLELARSLMQGLDLIDSGAFDLSDWDQRLPPPAAKAAVQTLTLVVISPEQADKGLKCPVCLLEFEEQETVREMPCKHLFHSGCILPWLGKTNSCPLCRLELPTDNPEYEEFKKDKERRKQAEHRLEDLHGAMYT; from the exons ATGGCCTCGTACTTTGATGAACACGACTGTGAGCCCACCAACCCTGAGGAGCAGTACCGTCAGAATGCACTCCTCGAGCTGGCCAG GTCTTTAATGCAGGGCTTGGACCTGATTGACTCTGGAGCCTTTGACTTGTCTGACTGGGACCAGCGGCTTCCTCCTCCGGCTGCCAAAGCAGCTGTTCAGACCCTCACATTGGTCGTCATTTCTCCAGAGCAAGCAG ACAAAGGTCTCAAGTGTCCCGTGTGTCTACTGGAGTTTGAGGAGCAAGAAACGGTTCGAGAAATGCCCTGCAAACACCTTTTCCACTCAGGATGTATACTGCCCTGGTTGGGCAAG ACCAACTCGTGTCCTCTCTGCCGACTTGAACTGCCGACTGACAATCCAGAGTATgaggagtttaaaaaagacaag GAGAGAAGGAAGCAGGCAGAGCACCGGCTAGAAGACCTTCATGGAGCCATGTATACATGA
- the rnf181 gene encoding E3 ubiquitin-protein ligase RNF181 isoform X1: MFTVVIPGRMTCLFLLLTFQVNLSYPCAILMQRGLFCTTMASYFDEHDCEPTNPEEQYRQNALLELARSLMQGLDLIDSGAFDLSDWDQRLPPPAAKAAVQTLTLVVISPEQADKGLKCPVCLLEFEEQETVREMPCKHLFHSGCILPWLGKTNSCPLCRLELPTDNPEYEEFKKDKERRKQAEHRLEDLHGAMYT; this comes from the exons ATGTTTACAGTTGTCATACCCGGAAGaatgacttgtttgtttttgttgctaacGTTTCAG GTGAACCTCAGTTATCCGTGTGCTATTTTAATGCAAAGAGGACTTTTCTGCACAACAATGGCCTCGTACTTTGATGAACACGACTGTGAGCCCACCAACCCTGAGGAGCAGTACCGTCAGAATGCACTCCTCGAGCTGGCCAG GTCTTTAATGCAGGGCTTGGACCTGATTGACTCTGGAGCCTTTGACTTGTCTGACTGGGACCAGCGGCTTCCTCCTCCGGCTGCCAAAGCAGCTGTTCAGACCCTCACATTGGTCGTCATTTCTCCAGAGCAAGCAG ACAAAGGTCTCAAGTGTCCCGTGTGTCTACTGGAGTTTGAGGAGCAAGAAACGGTTCGAGAAATGCCCTGCAAACACCTTTTCCACTCAGGATGTATACTGCCCTGGTTGGGCAAG ACCAACTCGTGTCCTCTCTGCCGACTTGAACTGCCGACTGACAATCCAGAGTATgaggagtttaaaaaagacaag GAGAGAAGGAAGCAGGCAGAGCACCGGCTAGAAGACCTTCATGGAGCCATGTATACATGA